TGGACCTTAACTACGGAAATAAAATCGGAAAGAGAGGTGGTTTCTTTAATATTACATGGACTTCCCAGTTCAGAAATCCAACCTATAGAGCAGGAACTGAAAATGCGCCTATTTATAATGCCTATAATGCTATTGAGCAGCGTGCTTTGAACAATGGAGTGAACCTTTCTTCTCTTTTTAGTAATATTAAGGATACCCCCAATGCGCAGCAAATTGTTAATTACGTTCATCAATATGCCCAGGAGGTAAGTTATTTTTCCCCGACTCTGCAAAGTTCTATACAGGGTGCTAATTCTATCGCGGCCTTGCAAGGAGTTTTGGGTGCTAATCAATTTACCACAGACCAGCTTAATTATATTACCGATCAGGAGCTTGCTTACAGAGGTCAGACAAGGAAAGATTTCAATATGCAGGTTGGGCAATCCAAGCTCAATAACCACCAGTTTTTTATAAACGCTGAATTACCAATAAGTGATGACTGGAAAGTTTATACTTTCGGAGGGTACAGCATAAGACATGGTACTTCGGGAGGATTTTACAGAAGACCAAGAGAAAGCAGAACCTTTACAGGATTATACCCTAGCGGTTATTTACCGCAAATAGGAACCGATATTCAGGACCTTTCTTTAGCCGCTGGGATCAAAGGGAAATGGGAAGGATGGAATATTGATTTTAGCAATACTTTCGGACAGAATTCTTTTACTTATAACATCGGAAATACAGGAAATACTTCAATGCGTTTCGCTTCTCCTAATGAATTTAATGCCGGAGGTTTAAGATTTTCCCAGAATACGATCAATTTAGATTTCTCTAAAAAATATGATGTATTGGAAGGAATCAACGTTGCCTTCGGAGGAGAACACCGTTATGAAAATTTTAAAATAACACAGGGAGAAGAAGCATCTTATCAGACATACGACCAGTACGGAAACATCTGGAATGGAGATCCTACTCAAAGAGCAACTGATTTCTTTGGACAGCCTCTTCCCGGAGGTTCGCAGGTATTTAACGGTTTTAGACCTGAAAATGCTGTGAATAAAAACAGGCAGTCTTTAGCCGCTTATGCGGATGTAGAATTTAATTTTACCAATTGGTTTCTGGTAGATGCCGCAGCCAGATATGAGAATTATTCTGATTTTGGATCTACCTTTAATTATAAACTGGCTTCAAGGATCAAAGTAGCCCCTAATTTTAATGTGAGATTTGCAGGGTCTACAGGATTCAGAGCACCTTCTATTCACCAGATCTATTATAATGTAACCTCTACTTTATATACCAATAACCAGCTTCTGGAAGTGGGAACTTTCAGCAATGATTCTCAATTGGCAGAACAGTTGAATATGCCAAAACTGAAACAGGAAACTTCAAAATCGGCAAGCGTAGGGTTTACCTACAGAATCCCATCTGTGAATCTGACATTTACTGCTGATGGATATTTTACAAAAATTAATAACAGAATTATTCTTACAGACCAGTTTTTAAGAAAGGATGTGCCGGCAGCAGCACAATTGGAATACGACAAATTAAATGTGAATGCAGCCCAGTTCTTTACCAATGCGATTGATACGGAAACTAAAGGATTGGATGTTGTGATTTCTCATAATACAAGATTCTCAGATTTTAAGTTAGATAATAATTTTGCAGTGAACCTGAATCAGACCAAGCAGGTAGGGCAAGTCCATTCTGCGGGACTGTTAGCATCTCCGGCTCTTGAAAAGATTTATTTCTCTGAAAAATCAAGAGTGTATCTGGAAGAGGCTGTACCAAGAGTGAAAGCAAGTCTTTCCCACACTCTTTCATGGAAGAATGCAAGTTTCTACCTCAGAAATACCTATTTCGGAAAAGTGACCGGAGCAGATGTTGTGGATGCTAATGGTGATGGTATTACAGAACCTAATGAACACCAGAAGATAGGTGATAAGATCATTACCGATATTTCTGTACTGTATCAGTTTACAAAAAATATAGGACTGACATTAGGCGTGAACAATGTTTTTGATATTTATCCCACTAAAAATCTTGCAGTGTCTACCAATAATGACCAGTTTATTTATTCACGTTCCACTTCACAGTTTGGACAGAACGGAAGATATGTTTTCACCAGATTGAACTTCAATTTTTAATCAATACTATACTTTTAATAAAAAAACGGAACCAATATTTGGGTTCCGTTTTTTATTTACGGTATTACTGGTGTATTAGATTTAAAATAAGATATATAATTGTTGTTTTTTATTGCTAAGAATGGACGAGTAATAAAAAGTAATTTATACATCCGTAAGGATTTTTCAGCTTTATTTCCAGATTTTCAGCTCATAGGCAGCTTCCCAGAAGTGATATTCCATTCGGGAGGCCATGGTGAAAGCTTCTGTCATTCTTTTTCTGGTTTTATCAGTGCTGTTTTCGGCTATTTTATCACAAATGGCAATCGCCTGATCCACTGCCGCCGAAAATTCTTCTCCTGCATACGTAGCAATCCATTTTTCATAAGGATTATCAATTGTATTTTGAGTATGGTAAATATAATTTCCAACTTCTCTGTAAATCCAAAAGCAAGGAAGTACTGCTGCAACTGCTATTTCCACTGATTCCAAGGCTGCGGTACTTCTCAGGAAGTGAATATAATGATGGCAGGCAGGTTGTAAAATACCTTTATCACTCACTCCGAAATCTTTGAAATAAGATTCATGCAGTGCATTTTCCACCACAATAGCATTCTCCGCAAAGCGCATGAAAGTAAGCACATCCTGAAGATCCGGAATCTTGGCTGCAATCAGGGAAAGTGTTCTCCCGAAGTGTTCCAGATATAAAGAGTCCTGAGCCATATAAAAACGGAACTTTTCCTGCGGTAAGCTGCCGTCTGATAATTCTTTTATAAAGGGCATATCAAGAATAGACTGATAGCATTCTTCTATTGTGTTCCAGGTTTGTTCAGACCATTTCATTTTTGATCAGTTTTTGAGGGTTAAAAAAGTGGTTAAGCGGACCATTGCCAAGTCCTGTTTGTATATCCATTCCGTTTTCTATGGCTTGATAAATATAGCCCTGGCCTAAAGAAACAGCGTC
This genomic window from Chryseobacterium sp. MEBOG06 contains:
- a CDS encoding TonB-dependent receptor plug domain-containing protein, which produces MRNKKTIVSASVLFFLGVFTYGQEKDSITVKKDSVKTNNVEEVVVLGSRAGARSKIDSPVPVDVFNVKESSVILPQTNIGQILNAVAPSFTSTVQTNSDGTDHLDPAQLRGLGPDQVLVLVNGKRRHTSALVNVNGTPGRGTVGTDLNSIPSFALNRIEVLRDGASAQYGSDAIAGVINLELKKDTGKLAGQISYGGNLTPAANDHTGDFDGQNIQVDLNYGNKIGKRGGFFNITWTSQFRNPTYRAGTENAPIYNAYNAIEQRALNNGVNLSSLFSNIKDTPNAQQIVNYVHQYAQEVSYFSPTLQSSIQGANSIAALQGVLGANQFTTDQLNYITDQELAYRGQTRKDFNMQVGQSKLNNHQFFINAELPISDDWKVYTFGGYSIRHGTSGGFYRRPRESRTFTGLYPSGYLPQIGTDIQDLSLAAGIKGKWEGWNIDFSNTFGQNSFTYNIGNTGNTSMRFASPNEFNAGGLRFSQNTINLDFSKKYDVLEGINVAFGGEHRYENFKITQGEEASYQTYDQYGNIWNGDPTQRATDFFGQPLPGGSQVFNGFRPENAVNKNRQSLAAYADVEFNFTNWFLVDAAARYENYSDFGSTFNYKLASRIKVAPNFNVRFAGSTGFRAPSIHQIYYNVTSTLYTNNQLLEVGTFSNDSQLAEQLNMPKLKQETSKSASVGFTYRIPSVNLTFTADGYFTKINNRIILTDQFLRKDVPAAAQLEYDKLNVNAAQFFTNAIDTETKGLDVVISHNTRFSDFKLDNNFAVNLNQTKQVGQVHSAGLLASPALEKIYFSEKSRVYLEEAVPRVKASLSHTLSWKNASFYLRNTYFGKVTGADVVDANGDGITEPNEHQKIGDKIITDISVLYQFTKNIGLTLGVNNVFDIYPTKNLAVSTNNDQFIYSRSTSQFGQNGRYVFTRLNFNF
- the tenA gene encoding thiaminase II, whose protein sequence is MKWSEQTWNTIEECYQSILDMPFIKELSDGSLPQEKFRFYMAQDSLYLEHFGRTLSLIAAKIPDLQDVLTFMRFAENAIVVENALHESYFKDFGVSDKGILQPACHHYIHFLRSTAALESVEIAVAAVLPCFWIYREVGNYIYHTQNTIDNPYEKWIATYAGEEFSAAVDQAIAICDKIAENSTDKTRKRMTEAFTMASRMEYHFWEAAYELKIWK